The proteins below are encoded in one region of Drosophila santomea strain STO CAGO 1482 chromosome 2R, Prin_Dsan_1.1, whole genome shotgun sequence:
- the LOC120446378 gene encoding myb-like protein AA isoform X2, with protein sequence MACDETMESTPGLKNNRYSYRSATDNNYDDYNYKWVHGDVDVDVDVDGIADSNEDDNNDNYNYNKAPAKWQQQQQQQQKLYGNPIHSIYDRQQHLQRQQQQHEQQQQQQQQHLEQQQQYMGVEMGIGMGQGQFDDDPENARNDFRLQLSDLNAAVQGMGRFAAPQDQDKDQDNSNSNSNRNRNSNSNINWLQPAEKQEQLLLARRSRSSNMNQRSAMDAAEAEAAAGEPGQPEYTNNELTSGGLDDVDIEGEEDYAGQEEDVDELSSQLPYGIQNVRKRRVRSVMPPVPFLGPNPSTDGVVTYQSLCPTNRVTVKLESGDYRPNHYVEVTCAHSYSPQPSRNYNYEYGYRGNELLRALLSERSEKREICSATGFSCIQLNRTIHLIRLNDASGCWESETRTVPSGCECMWPKHSYGDIAFYHQAQKRRGGVTGLRPHAPINVDYKPGVGYRQLTLRTRNPKPAPRSRREDMGYESYDFN encoded by the exons ATGGCCTGCGATGAGACGATGGAATCGACGCCGGGGCTCAAAAACAATAGATATAGCTATAGAAGTGCCACGGACAACAACTACGACGATTACAACTACAAGTGGGTGcatggggatgtggatgtggatgtggacgtTGATGGCATTGCAGATAGCAACGAGGACGACAACAATGACAACTATAACTACAACAAAGCACCGGCCaaatggcagcagcaacagcagcagcagcaaaaactcTACGGAAATCCCATCCACAGCATATACGACAGGCAGCAACATCtacaacggcagcagcagcaacatgagcaacagcaacagcagcaacagcagcatctcgaacaacagcaacagtataTGGGAGTGGAAATGGGAATAGGAATGGGACAGGGACAGTTTGATGATGATCCAGAGAATGCTCGCAACGACTTCCGTCTGCAATTGTCCGACTTAAATGCGGCCGTTCAAGGTATGGGCAGGTTTGCTGCTCCCCAGGACCAGGACAAAGACCAGgacaacagcaatagcaatagcaaccGCAATaggaacagcaacagcaacatcaactgGCTGCAGCCAGCGGAGAAGCAGGAGCAATTGTTGCTCGCgcgtcgcagtcgcagcagcaacatgaacCAAAG GTCTGCCATGGatgcagcagaagcagaagcagcagctggGGAACCAGGTCAGCCAGAGTACACCAACAATGAGTTAACATCTGGCGGCCTAGATGATGTGGACATTGAGGGCGAGGAGGATTACGCTGGTCAGGAGGAGGACGTTGACGAACTGAGTTCCCAACTGCCCTACGGGATCCAGAATGTGCGCAAGCGCCGCGTTCGCAGTGTGATGCCACCGGTACCTTTTCTGGGTCCCAATCCCAGCACAGATGGT GTTGTTACCTATCAGTCGTTGTGCCCCACAAATCGGGTGACCGTGAAGTTGGAAAGTGGCGATTACCGTCCCAATCACTATGTGGAGGTTACCTGTGCCCACAGCTACTCACCCCAGCCGTCGAGGAACTACAACTACGAATATGGTTACAGGGGCAATGAACTGCTCCGAGCTCTGCTCTCTGAGCGCAGCGAGAAACGAGAG ATCTGCTCGGCGACGGGCTTCTCGTGCATCCAGCTCAACCGCACCATCCACCTGATTCGACTGAATGACGCCTCCGGCTGCTGGGAATCGGAGACGCGGACGGTGCCCTCCGGTTGTGAGTGCATGTGGCCGAAGCACAGCTACGGCGACATCGCCTTCTACCATCAGGCGCAAAAGAGGCGGGGAGGCGTGACCGGTCTGCGACCCCATGCCCCCATCAATGTGGATTACAAGCCGGGAGTGGGCTACCGTCAGCTGACCCTGAGGACGAGGAATCCCAAGCCAGCTCCTCGCAGTCGACGCGAGGATATGGGCTACGAGAGCTACGATTTTAACTAG
- the LOC120446378 gene encoding myb-like protein AA isoform X1, protein MCSKALLLLAVILAARCFGSGSSRRTLAMACDETMESTPGLKNNRYSYRSATDNNYDDYNYKWVHGDVDVDVDVDGIADSNEDDNNDNYNYNKAPAKWQQQQQQQQKLYGNPIHSIYDRQQHLQRQQQQHEQQQQQQQQHLEQQQQYMGVEMGIGMGQGQFDDDPENARNDFRLQLSDLNAAVQGMGRFAAPQDQDKDQDNSNSNSNRNRNSNSNINWLQPAEKQEQLLLARRSRSSNMNQRSAMDAAEAEAAAGEPGQPEYTNNELTSGGLDDVDIEGEEDYAGQEEDVDELSSQLPYGIQNVRKRRVRSVMPPVPFLGPNPSTDGVVTYQSLCPTNRVTVKLESGDYRPNHYVEVTCAHSYSPQPSRNYNYEYGYRGNELLRALLSERSEKREICSATGFSCIQLNRTIHLIRLNDASGCWESETRTVPSGCECMWPKHSYGDIAFYHQAQKRRGGVTGLRPHAPINVDYKPGVGYRQLTLRTRNPKPAPRSRREDMGYESYDFN, encoded by the exons ctgctcctggCCGTCATTCTAGCTGCTCGCTGTTTTGGTAGTGGCTCTTCCAGACGAACGCTCGCCATGGCCTGCGATGAGACGATGGAATCGACGCCGGGGCTCAAAAACAATAGATATAGCTATAGAAGTGCCACGGACAACAACTACGACGATTACAACTACAAGTGGGTGcatggggatgtggatgtggatgtggacgtTGATGGCATTGCAGATAGCAACGAGGACGACAACAATGACAACTATAACTACAACAAAGCACCGGCCaaatggcagcagcaacagcagcagcagcaaaaactcTACGGAAATCCCATCCACAGCATATACGACAGGCAGCAACATCtacaacggcagcagcagcaacatgagcaacagcaacagcagcaacagcagcatctcgaacaacagcaacagtataTGGGAGTGGAAATGGGAATAGGAATGGGACAGGGACAGTTTGATGATGATCCAGAGAATGCTCGCAACGACTTCCGTCTGCAATTGTCCGACTTAAATGCGGCCGTTCAAGGTATGGGCAGGTTTGCTGCTCCCCAGGACCAGGACAAAGACCAGgacaacagcaatagcaatagcaaccGCAATaggaacagcaacagcaacatcaactgGCTGCAGCCAGCGGAGAAGCAGGAGCAATTGTTGCTCGCgcgtcgcagtcgcagcagcaacatgaacCAAAG GTCTGCCATGGatgcagcagaagcagaagcagcagctggGGAACCAGGTCAGCCAGAGTACACCAACAATGAGTTAACATCTGGCGGCCTAGATGATGTGGACATTGAGGGCGAGGAGGATTACGCTGGTCAGGAGGAGGACGTTGACGAACTGAGTTCCCAACTGCCCTACGGGATCCAGAATGTGCGCAAGCGCCGCGTTCGCAGTGTGATGCCACCGGTACCTTTTCTGGGTCCCAATCCCAGCACAGATGGT GTTGTTACCTATCAGTCGTTGTGCCCCACAAATCGGGTGACCGTGAAGTTGGAAAGTGGCGATTACCGTCCCAATCACTATGTGGAGGTTACCTGTGCCCACAGCTACTCACCCCAGCCGTCGAGGAACTACAACTACGAATATGGTTACAGGGGCAATGAACTGCTCCGAGCTCTGCTCTCTGAGCGCAGCGAGAAACGAGAG ATCTGCTCGGCGACGGGCTTCTCGTGCATCCAGCTCAACCGCACCATCCACCTGATTCGACTGAATGACGCCTCCGGCTGCTGGGAATCGGAGACGCGGACGGTGCCCTCCGGTTGTGAGTGCATGTGGCCGAAGCACAGCTACGGCGACATCGCCTTCTACCATCAGGCGCAAAAGAGGCGGGGAGGCGTGACCGGTCTGCGACCCCATGCCCCCATCAATGTGGATTACAAGCCGGGAGTGGGCTACCGTCAGCTGACCCTGAGGACGAGGAATCCCAAGCCAGCTCCTCGCAGTCGACGCGAGGATATGGGCTACGAGAGCTACGATTTTAACTAG